A stretch of the Vagococcus xieshaowenii genome encodes the following:
- a CDS encoding ABC transporter permease, producing the protein MAELFQLRLSRYQKKIFRYLKYVFNDHMSLLLLFMVGGFVFYYTEFIKIISDHPVVLKLLVSLIWLASLSVGHIATLVEEADKVFLLPKEKEIRHYLARAFNHSLGVPFVVVTVVTFLCGPLLLTNQTSHWLTLLPLLLMMYVLKWTHLTIKQTQLYQLTEEEHRRLPLLYWLIAGVTIVTSLFINGWIGLVMAVAMAFLIRKKNHTTLTSGIFDWDQAIKTENSRQKKIYQFINLFTDVPGIKSQVKRRSYFDSLIKVATKNDKNPYVYLFARSFVRGNEYSGMFIRLLLVAIVMLCFASSLYMALPISLVAIFLIGFQLIPMFQQFDYMVMTQLYPLEDRQKQKGLQKVITMLLLLAAFVLSVLLAIVVAGAMNKLIAIAITFVFTLALTSLYIPFRLKK; encoded by the coding sequence ATGGCTGAACTTTTCCAATTAAGATTAAGTCGTTATCAAAAAAAGATATTTCGCTACTTAAAATACGTATTTAATGATCATATGTCATTACTCTTACTATTTATGGTAGGAGGCTTTGTTTTTTACTATACGGAATTTATTAAAATTATTAGCGATCACCCGGTAGTATTGAAATTATTGGTAAGCCTGATTTGGTTAGCAAGTTTAAGTGTTGGTCATATAGCTACATTGGTTGAAGAAGCGGATAAAGTGTTTCTATTACCTAAAGAAAAAGAAATTCGTCATTATTTGGCGAGGGCTTTTAATCATTCGTTAGGCGTCCCTTTTGTGGTGGTAACGGTCGTTACGTTTTTATGCGGCCCATTGTTATTAACTAATCAAACAAGTCATTGGTTGACACTCTTACCACTGTTATTAATGATGTACGTGCTGAAATGGACGCATTTAACCATCAAACAAACACAACTTTATCAACTGACTGAAGAAGAACATCGACGTTTACCCCTGCTTTACTGGCTAATAGCAGGAGTGACTATTGTTACGTCATTATTTATCAATGGCTGGATAGGCTTAGTTATGGCAGTAGCTATGGCGTTCTTGATTAGAAAAAAAAATCATACAACGTTAACATCTGGAATTTTTGATTGGGATCAAGCGATTAAAACGGAAAATAGCCGTCAGAAAAAAATCTATCAATTTATCAACTTGTTTACAGACGTTCCTGGTATTAAGAGTCAAGTGAAACGCCGTAGTTATTTTGATTCCCTTATTAAAGTAGCAACAAAAAATGATAAAAACCCTTATGTTTATTTATTTGCAAGAAGTTTTGTACGTGGTAATGAGTATAGTGGGATGTTTATCCGTTTACTGCTTGTCGCGATCGTTATGTTGTGCTTTGCAAGTAGCTTATACATGGCGTTACCGATTAGTTTAGTAGCAATCTTCTTAATAGGTTTCCAACTTATTCCAATGTTTCAACAGTTTGACTATATGGTCATGACGCAGCTGTATCCATTAGAAGATAGACAAAAACAAAAAGGTCTTCAAAAAGTTATCACGATGCTATTACTATTAGCTGCATTTGTGTTATCAGTGTTATTAGCAATTGTTGTGGCTGGCGCTATGAATAAACTAATAGCCATTGCAATAACATTCGTCTTTACATTAGCATTAACGTCACTTTACATTCCGTTTCGTTTGAAAAAATAA
- a CDS encoding ABC transporter ATP-binding protein, protein MSLKIKNLTGGYGHLPVLKDINFEVSSGELVGLIGLNGAGKSTTIKNIIGLLTPQKGEITIDDEQLTTNPSVYRKKIGYIPETPALYEELTLKEHIEITCMAYDIPLEEGMKRAESLLKTFRLENKLEWFPSNFSKGMKQKVMILCAFLIEPSLYIIDEPFLGLDPLAIHALLELMNEMKEQGAAILMSTHILATAEKYCDRFVVLHEGKIRAIGTMSELRQEFNLPNASLDEFYVKLTEEEGIA, encoded by the coding sequence ATGAGTTTAAAAATAAAAAATTTAACAGGTGGTTATGGTCATTTACCTGTATTAAAAGATATAAATTTTGAAGTCTCATCTGGCGAATTAGTGGGATTAATCGGCCTAAACGGTGCAGGAAAAAGTACGACAATCAAAAATATTATTGGCTTATTAACACCTCAAAAAGGCGAAATAACGATTGATGATGAGCAATTAACAACCAATCCGTCTGTTTACCGAAAAAAAATTGGTTATATTCCTGAAACCCCCGCTCTATATGAAGAATTAACTTTAAAAGAGCACATTGAAATTACTTGTATGGCATATGACATTCCTTTAGAAGAAGGCATGAAACGTGCTGAAAGTTTATTAAAAACATTTCGATTAGAAAATAAATTAGAATGGTTTCCATCAAATTTTTCTAAAGGAATGAAACAAAAGGTAATGATTTTATGTGCCTTTTTAATTGAGCCTAGCCTTTATATTATTGATGAACCTTTCTTAGGACTTGATCCGTTAGCTATTCATGCGTTGCTTGAGTTAATGAATGAAATGAAAGAACAAGGGGCTGCAATTTTAATGTCGACCCATATTTTAGCAACGGCTGAAAAGTATTGTGATCGCTTTGTCGTTCTACATGAAGGGAAAATTCGTGCCATTGGAACTATGTCTGAGTTACGTCAAGAATTTAACTTACCTAATGCGTCATTGGATGAATTTTATGTGAAGTTAACTGAGGAAGAGGGGATTGCTTAA
- a CDS encoding HIT family protein, with protein sequence MTDCIFCKIISGDIPSYKVYEDEEVLAFLDLSQVTKGHTLVIPKKHVTDIFEYDEDLAATLFARVPKIARALEQAFPDMQGLNIVNNNKALAYQSVFHSHVHLIPRYSKQDGFSLSFANNQADYTPEAMEQIAHAIKKEVN encoded by the coding sequence ATGACAGACTGTATTTTTTGTAAAATAATTTCAGGTGATATCCCTAGTTATAAAGTATATGAAGATGAAGAGGTATTAGCTTTTTTAGATTTATCACAAGTAACCAAAGGACATACCCTAGTAATTCCTAAAAAACATGTCACTGATATTTTTGAATACGACGAAGATTTAGCAGCAACTTTATTTGCTAGAGTACCAAAAATCGCCCGTGCGTTAGAACAAGCCTTTCCAGACATGCAAGGCTTAAATATAGTGAACAATAATAAGGCATTAGCCTATCAATCGGTTTTCCATTCACATGTTCACCTAATTCCACGTTACAGTAAGCAAGATGGCTTTAGTTTATCATTTGCTAATAATCAGGCTGACTACACACCTGAAGCTATGGAACAGATTGCCCATGCCATAAAAAAAGAGGTGAACTAA
- a CDS encoding YtxH domain-containing protein has translation MAKFSKGVLFGSLLGGVLGLLYAPKSGKDLRQQFSSDMNQSKENMVNALDTSAQNVDEMQRSLTDLNESLSKFNEVARDLLPDIATEAKETIETFKFQSSPRIKEIKKTTEQLTQHLNEFKQNKS, from the coding sequence ATGGCAAAATTTTCAAAAGGTGTCTTATTCGGTTCACTCCTAGGTGGGGTGTTAGGTTTACTTTATGCACCTAAGAGTGGTAAAGATTTACGTCAACAATTTTCATCTGATATGAACCAATCAAAAGAAAACATGGTGAACGCCTTAGACACTTCTGCTCAAAACGTCGACGAGATGCAAAGAAGTTTAACAGACTTGAATGAGTCATTATCTAAATTTAACGAGGTCGCGCGTGATCTACTACCAGATATCGCAACTGAAGCAAAAGAAACCATCGAGACATTCAAATTTCAGAGCTCCCCTAGAATCAAAGAAATTAAAAAAACAACTGAGCAACTAACACAACATTTAAATGAGTTTAAACAAAACAAATCATAA
- a CDS encoding peptidylprolyl isomerase, with amino-acid sequence MKTKKFKLAIIGFICATTLAACSSEKNEDVITMKGDTITAVDVYNEVKSDSTVQSKITNMILHKVAVNAYGDKVDSKEVDKTFNETKEQYGDSFASALSQQGLTEESYKDALTSNAAFEKMLEAHIKVKDADLKKAWADFHPEVETQLIAMNDEKEAKKVLEAAKKKDADFGKLAKDNSTLESAADKGTTKFDSTDTAVPTEVKDAAYKLKNGAVSDLIKVSSYDANYQETTSYYIVKMVKTQDKGNDMKPFKEKLTEIITENKKNDSEFQVDVISKEFKKANVKVKDEDISSVISQFIQEESTDTSTKSSDKATDASDKTTESTEASTETSK; translated from the coding sequence ATGAAAACAAAAAAATTTAAATTAGCGATTATTGGATTTATTTGCGCAACAACATTAGCTGCTTGCTCATCTGAAAAAAACGAAGATGTTATTACCATGAAAGGTGATACAATCACTGCTGTTGATGTTTACAATGAAGTCAAATCAGATAGCACTGTTCAATCAAAAATTACTAACATGATTTTACATAAAGTAGCCGTTAATGCTTACGGTGACAAAGTAGATTCAAAAGAAGTAGATAAAACATTTAACGAAACAAAAGAACAATATGGTGATTCATTTGCCTCTGCTCTATCACAACAAGGCTTAACAGAAGAGTCTTACAAAGACGCCTTAACATCAAATGCTGCGTTTGAAAAAATGTTAGAAGCTCACATCAAAGTTAAAGATGCTGACTTAAAGAAAGCATGGGCTGACTTCCATCCTGAAGTTGAAACACAATTAATCGCAATGAACGATGAAAAAGAAGCGAAAAAAGTGTTAGAAGCTGCTAAGAAAAAAGATGCTGACTTTGGTAAATTAGCTAAAGATAACTCTACATTAGAATCAGCTGCTGATAAAGGAACAACTAAATTTGATTCAACAGATACAGCCGTTCCTACAGAAGTTAAAGATGCTGCTTATAAATTAAAAAATGGTGCGGTTTCTGATTTAATTAAAGTAAGTTCATATGATGCTAACTACCAAGAAACAACTAGCTACTATATTGTGAAAATGGTTAAAACTCAAGACAAAGGTAATGACATGAAACCTTTCAAAGAAAAATTAACTGAAATTATCACTGAAAATAAAAAGAACGATAGTGAATTCCAAGTTGATGTCATTAGTAAAGAATTTAAAAAAGCTAACGTAAAAGTGAAAGACGAAGATATCTCTTCAGTTATTAGCCAATTCATCCAAGAAGAATCTACTGATACTTCAACTAAATCTTCAGATAAAGCAACTGATGCTTCAGATAAAACAACTGAATCTACAGAAGCTTCAACTGAAACATCTAAATAA
- a CDS encoding 3'-5' exoribonuclease YhaM family protein gives MKKLKELVLDETFEMFVLLKNADVRVAKNGKKFIALTFQDKSGSIDGKFWGASDEEIEKFVAGTVVLLGGKREAYQNAPQIKILNMRLATELEPHDPSLYMEAAPMTREEMEEEIQQVIFDIQNATWNRIVRHLYAKYHEEFYEFPAAKRNHHAFAGGLAFHTLSMLRLAKGIIHFYPQVNQSLLYAGILLHDLGKVIELSGSVGTEYTLAGNLLGHIVIVDEEITKACEELKLDQMSEDVVVLKHMVLSHHGLLEYGSPVRPQIMEAEILHQLDNLDASIQMMLGALKSIEPGERTERIFGLDNRNFYLPNV, from the coding sequence ATGAAAAAATTAAAGGAATTAGTGCTAGACGAAACATTTGAAATGTTTGTCTTATTAAAAAATGCTGACGTACGCGTCGCAAAAAACGGGAAAAAATTTATTGCTTTAACGTTTCAGGATAAATCAGGTTCTATAGATGGTAAGTTTTGGGGAGCCAGTGATGAAGAAATTGAAAAATTTGTGGCAGGAACTGTTGTGTTATTAGGCGGTAAACGTGAAGCCTATCAAAATGCACCGCAGATTAAAATTCTTAACATGCGACTTGCTACTGAGTTAGAACCTCATGATCCAAGTCTGTATATGGAAGCAGCACCGATGACACGTGAAGAGATGGAAGAAGAGATTCAACAAGTTATCTTTGATATTCAAAACGCTACATGGAATCGTATTGTACGTCATTTATATGCTAAGTATCATGAGGAATTTTATGAATTTCCAGCAGCTAAACGTAATCATCATGCGTTTGCAGGAGGTTTAGCCTTCCATACCTTATCAATGTTAAGGTTGGCTAAAGGAATCATTCATTTCTATCCACAAGTTAACCAATCATTACTTTATGCGGGGATATTATTACATGATTTAGGGAAAGTTATCGAACTTTCAGGATCAGTTGGAACAGAGTATACATTAGCAGGTAATTTACTGGGACATATTGTTATCGTTGACGAAGAGATTACTAAAGCCTGTGAGGAATTAAAATTAGATCAGATGTCTGAAGATGTGGTTGTGTTGAAACATATGGTATTGTCTCATCATGGTTTATTAGAATATGGTTCACCTGTAAGACCACAAATTATGGAGGCTGAAATTCTACATCAATTAGATAATCTAGATGCGTCTATTCAAATGATGTTAGGAGCATTAAAATCAATCGAACCTGGTGAGAGAACTGAGAGAATTTTTGGATTAGATAATCGTAATTTCTATTTGCCTAACGTTTAG
- a CDS encoding AAA family ATPase, whose translation MKIRQLNIVGFGKLINQHVTLSDEMTLVFGQNEAGKSTMYQFIKTILFGFPRKNVSSQSYEPKEQALYGGELTLEHPVYGEIKIRRIKTENKGKAVVILENGSQADEKFLQEMLLPLNEELFDEVFRLDQTQLQTLSNLSEENLQKQLLNIGLTGSKKLVEFQEANIKAADQLYRPRGKNPKINQQLEEYEELKRQLTQKENEEKVYQKKLFDRDNLVDEMEDLQIFLQEETQLNEKLARRIEHFDDWQRYNHLKTEEDKQDIVLDEETLSDYRKAYQKYQILDEQERRLTEEQLRHSAKTESEALAYYLNNEDRFKQFQQDRPYLEKMAQEIDVMKASQADKQAEITSLQTHLKITQIEESFYPENNGLKEIQSLAMREKSLKKHYEEQQTKEVSLLQQKESLVTADFEVSLPKKIDYRYLYGAFGFSILGLGFVLLLKMIWFGSFFCLLALGLLGYFLYQVFQKDDTTEEQSQAIALVDRELEENRNVIHTLKQEEEKINSAKQTFAGIYQFNENKQAEQWLDEMTLRERLFDMQVSTQEMIEAMAINEKYLTDYLAINDWLVDRFSMTVEEMLPKLSEVTNYIHEMQQKQQQYLLEHSDTYQVFDSLKNARQQKNKLVNQFMTRLTRYSMESFEELPAFIRKQEEQQQLKQQLEHQTRIVSANFNPNAHYELEKLKQTHTTQVEKIMELQQQLKEIQEQYDALHYDIQRMEEDGSLSELYQLEANLRGEINQTQEEWVVNKLVTTLSQDIQDVMGQEQLPQLLAICSEYFNELTLGNYKACTFVEGQLMAQHVTGKSFTLNELSTGTKDQLYMAMRLAFLTLHSEEQLSPLLIDDSWLHYDSDRKNALFNALHKLSAHVQVICFSSDQSLKEFAEQQQVSVINL comes from the coding sequence ATGAAAATTAGGCAATTAAATATTGTAGGATTTGGTAAATTAATTAATCAACACGTCACGTTATCTGATGAGATGACATTGGTTTTTGGTCAAAATGAAGCTGGAAAATCAACGATGTACCAATTTATTAAGACCATCTTATTTGGCTTTCCAAGGAAAAATGTGAGCAGTCAGTCATATGAGCCTAAAGAACAGGCGTTATATGGTGGTGAACTAACGTTGGAACATCCAGTATATGGAGAAATAAAAATTAGACGCATTAAAACCGAAAATAAAGGCAAAGCAGTGGTCATCTTAGAAAATGGTTCACAAGCGGATGAAAAATTTTTGCAAGAGATGCTACTGCCACTAAATGAAGAGTTATTTGATGAAGTATTTCGCTTAGATCAAACACAATTACAAACATTAAGTAACTTGTCTGAAGAGAATTTACAAAAACAATTATTAAATATCGGCTTGACAGGAAGCAAAAAACTAGTGGAATTTCAAGAAGCCAATATAAAAGCTGCGGATCAATTATATCGTCCTCGTGGGAAAAATCCGAAAATCAATCAACAATTAGAAGAATATGAGGAATTAAAACGACAGTTAACGCAAAAAGAAAATGAAGAAAAAGTCTATCAGAAGAAGCTATTTGATCGTGATAATTTAGTAGATGAAATGGAAGATTTACAAATCTTTTTACAAGAAGAGACCCAATTGAATGAGAAACTTGCTAGAAGAATTGAACATTTTGATGATTGGCAACGTTATAACCATTTAAAAACAGAAGAAGACAAGCAGGATATTGTATTAGATGAAGAAACATTAAGTGACTATCGTAAAGCGTATCAGAAGTACCAAATTTTAGATGAGCAAGAGCGTCGCTTAACAGAAGAACAATTACGACATTCTGCTAAAACAGAAAGTGAAGCACTTGCATATTATTTAAATAACGAAGATCGTTTCAAACAATTTCAACAAGATCGTCCTTATTTAGAAAAGATGGCCCAAGAGATTGACGTTATGAAAGCCTCTCAAGCGGATAAACAAGCAGAAATTACTAGTTTACAAACGCATTTAAAAATAACTCAAATTGAAGAATCGTTTTATCCAGAAAATAATGGGCTAAAAGAAATTCAATCACTCGCTATGCGTGAGAAAAGTTTGAAAAAACATTATGAAGAGCAACAGACTAAAGAAGTGTCGCTTCTACAACAAAAAGAGTCGTTGGTAACGGCTGATTTTGAAGTCTCACTACCCAAAAAAATAGATTATCGCTATCTATATGGTGCGTTTGGCTTTAGTATTTTAGGGCTTGGATTTGTTCTGCTCTTAAAAATGATATGGTTTGGTTCCTTTTTCTGCCTATTAGCCTTAGGATTACTGGGCTATTTCTTGTATCAAGTGTTTCAAAAAGATGATACGACTGAGGAACAAAGCCAAGCGATTGCTTTAGTAGACAGAGAACTGGAAGAAAATCGTAACGTGATTCATACCTTGAAGCAAGAGGAAGAAAAAATTAACAGTGCCAAGCAGACGTTTGCTGGTATTTATCAATTTAATGAAAACAAACAGGCAGAGCAATGGCTAGACGAGATGACCTTACGTGAACGCTTGTTTGATATGCAAGTATCCACTCAAGAAATGATTGAGGCAATGGCCATTAATGAAAAATATTTAACTGACTATTTGGCTATTAATGATTGGTTAGTAGACCGATTTAGTATGACAGTTGAGGAAATGTTGCCTAAATTATCAGAAGTGACAAATTATATTCATGAGATGCAACAAAAGCAACAGCAATATTTATTGGAACATTCAGATACCTATCAAGTTTTTGATTCATTAAAAAATGCACGTCAGCAAAAAAATAAATTAGTGAATCAATTCATGACTCGCTTGACTCGCTATAGCATGGAATCATTTGAAGAACTACCCGCATTTATTAGAAAACAAGAAGAACAACAGCAATTAAAGCAACAATTAGAGCATCAAACACGTATCGTGAGTGCTAACTTTAATCCAAATGCTCATTATGAGCTAGAGAAGCTAAAGCAAACACATACCACACAAGTTGAAAAAATTATGGAATTACAACAACAATTGAAGGAAATACAAGAGCAATATGATGCGCTTCATTATGATATTCAACGAATGGAAGAAGATGGTAGTCTATCTGAGTTGTATCAATTAGAGGCTAATTTACGAGGTGAAATTAATCAAACGCAAGAAGAGTGGGTAGTTAATAAACTTGTGACGACACTTTCTCAAGATATTCAAGATGTCATGGGACAAGAACAGTTACCACAATTATTAGCTATTTGTTCAGAGTATTTCAATGAGCTAACATTAGGAAATTATAAAGCCTGTACATTTGTAGAAGGTCAATTAATGGCGCAACACGTCACGGGAAAATCGTTCACCTTAAATGAACTATCAACCGGAACTAAAGACCAATTATACATGGCCATGAGATTGGCATTTTTAACGCTACATAGTGAGGAACAATTATCTCCTTTACTAATTGACGATAGTTGGTTACATTATGATAGTGATCGAAAAAATGCGTTATTTAACGCATTACATAAATTAAGTGCTCACGTACAAGTTATTTGCTTTAGTTCAGATCAAAGTCTAAAAGAATTTGCAGAACAGCAACAAGTGAGCGTGATTAATCTTTAG
- a CDS encoding metallophosphoesterase family protein, with the protein MKFMHVADMHLDQSFEGLGKIPHDVATNLLKQNKLAMVKLIDEAIAQEVDFLLIVGDTFHQPKITIQTQNFFIQQLRRLEAHGIHVVLSFGNHDYYQAHRYWFEFPRNVYLFDAEEVQTITIATKDGQQVAISGFSYEHRWIENNMTKAYPHRKQDVDYHIGFFHGQIGDNPYASFSPTLANEKGYDYWALGHIHQPQVIQEQPLMIYPGSLIPHTQKDKDSGKYVLVESSSTGLSYEWHQVSEVKWLEQLVDTSSLENMQSLINRCRLLFNQQAEGYEFVSLKLDNMSEKFSALLEDPSQKKELLYILQKELFEASNGNTWLYALKTVPIYQPERFSLPLKEEKVDALLETYQEPEKFQELIGDLYKNAMSAQLVAIDESKQQQLIEQAKEQFSESFSLREGESS; encoded by the coding sequence ATGAAATTTATGCACGTTGCAGATATGCATTTAGACCAATCTTTTGAAGGATTAGGAAAAATCCCGCATGACGTTGCTACTAACTTACTAAAACAAAACAAACTAGCAATGGTTAAATTAATAGATGAGGCTATTGCTCAAGAAGTCGATTTTTTATTGATTGTGGGAGATACATTCCACCAACCTAAAATTACTATTCAAACCCAAAATTTCTTTATTCAACAATTAAGGCGTTTAGAAGCACATGGTATTCACGTTGTCTTGTCTTTTGGAAATCACGATTATTATCAAGCACATCGCTACTGGTTTGAATTCCCACGTAATGTTTATTTATTTGATGCCGAAGAAGTTCAAACGATTACGATTGCAACCAAAGATGGTCAACAAGTAGCTATTTCGGGATTTTCTTATGAGCATCGTTGGATTGAAAATAATATGACAAAAGCTTATCCACACAGAAAACAAGACGTAGATTATCATATTGGTTTTTTTCATGGGCAAATCGGTGATAATCCTTATGCCTCATTCTCACCAACCCTTGCAAACGAAAAAGGTTATGATTATTGGGCACTAGGGCATATTCATCAGCCACAAGTTATTCAAGAACAGCCATTAATGATTTATCCAGGTAGTTTAATTCCACATACACAAAAGGATAAAGACAGTGGCAAGTATGTATTAGTGGAATCGAGTTCAACAGGGTTGTCATATGAATGGCATCAAGTTTCAGAAGTTAAATGGTTAGAGCAACTAGTAGATACCTCTTCATTAGAAAATATGCAAAGCTTGATTAATCGTTGCCGTCTTTTGTTTAATCAACAAGCAGAGGGGTATGAATTTGTATCGTTAAAGTTAGATAATATGTCTGAAAAATTTTCTGCACTACTTGAAGATCCATCACAAAAAAAAGAGTTACTCTACATACTACAGAAAGAATTATTTGAAGCGTCTAATGGAAACACATGGCTATATGCATTAAAAACAGTACCTATTTATCAGCCTGAACGCTTTTCATTGCCACTCAAGGAGGAAAAAGTAGATGCTCTTTTAGAAACCTATCAGGAACCAGAAAAATTCCAGGAATTAATAGGGGACTTATATAAAAATGCTATGTCAGCACAACTAGTAGCAATTGATGAAAGTAAGCAGCAACAACTTATTGAACAAGCTAAAGAACAGTTTAGTGAGTCATTCTCTTTAAGGGAAGGTGAATCATCATGA
- a CDS encoding YlbF family regulator, which produces MAVNIYDSANQIERDIRETPQFIELKSAFDALKEDEAEYKLFIEFQELQVSFQQKQMTGEEFTDEDAQNAQALTEKVQSSEKIANLMQKEQAFSVIINDLNRIIMTPVKELYEDK; this is translated from the coding sequence ATGGCAGTTAATATTTATGATAGTGCAAATCAAATCGAAAGAGATATTCGTGAAACACCACAATTCATCGAATTAAAAAGTGCGTTTGATGCATTGAAGGAAGACGAAGCAGAATATAAATTATTCATTGAATTCCAAGAATTACAAGTTTCATTCCAACAAAAACAAATGACAGGTGAAGAATTTACTGATGAGGATGCACAAAATGCTCAAGCCTTAACGGAAAAAGTTCAATCATCTGAAAAAATTGCGAATTTAATGCAAAAAGAACAAGCATTTAGTGTCATCATTAATGATTTAAACAGAATAATCATGACGCCAGTTAAAGAATTGTACGAAGATAAATAA